From Woronichinia naegeliana WA131, the proteins below share one genomic window:
- a CDS encoding Uma2 family endonuclease codes for MVNTLIIPETLSLETFLALPETKPAQEYFNGHIYQKPMPQGKHSKLQITLASQINQQAESKRIAYAFTELRCTFAGRSLVPDITVFEWNHIPLDENSEILNKITIAPDWIIEILSPEQSSLQLVEKISFALKNGTKLGWLISPGDRLVMVFQGDRLPETQTENQILPVLVELENWTITPQIIFNWLNFSQH; via the coding sequence ATGGTTAACACTTTAATAATCCCTGAAACCCTATCCCTAGAAACCTTTTTAGCCTTACCAGAAACCAAACCCGCTCAGGAATATTTTAATGGCCATATCTATCAAAAACCTATGCCGCAGGGAAAACACAGCAAACTACAAATAACCTTAGCCAGCCAAATTAATCAACAAGCAGAATCAAAACGCATTGCCTATGCCTTTACTGAACTGCGTTGTACCTTTGCTGGGCGATCGCTCGTCCCTGACATTACCGTATTTGAATGGAATCATATTCCCCTAGATGAAAATAGCGAAATTCTTAACAAAATTACTATCGCTCCTGACTGGATCATTGAAATATTATCCCCTGAACAATCCTCCCTTCAACTTGTTGAAAAAATTAGCTTTGCCCTCAAGAATGGGACAAAATTAGGTTGGCTTATTTCTCCTGGCGATCGCCTAGTTATGGTTTTTCAAGGAGACAGATTACCCGAAACACAAACTGAAAATCAAATATTACCCGTCTTAGTAGAACTGGAAAATTGGACGATCACCCCTCAAATAATTTTTAATTGGCTCAATTTTAGTCAGCACTGA
- a CDS encoding AAA family ATPase, whose translation MKNLFARGSEWRKWDLHIHTPASFHWEGGKRFYDMTQEEKHHELTNLIQNINSSDIDVFGLMDYWTFDGYCELVRFLEENPSITCHKTILPGMELRIEAPVSFKLNIHILLSNTLSNQQLNDFKSKIKLRIGTKERSLSDEALIEFAQSLDISKARVHGFNETDLTNRDKLLELGSKTAKVVQDCLLKAKEEISEGLCLIILPWDTSDGFAKLDWKKHSSDANFFMQSSDAFEVRGDDNINLFLNIKTDNNQSFIDDFIKSLGGKPKPVVSGSDAHKFSNYGIYPSDKITWIKGDPTFDGLKYTMYDPSERVRISSNDPNLEFPKPYFKKIEIQESFIFPDKPNKRIKFSSTEIELNSGLVAIVGGRGTGKSILLDAIAKTFNKPKSPERKDEISLQDGFSILYSKNTGETELYEIGEKAEVIYLHIHQREVNGIVKDPELLSKTILDMLGISGFKNQSLNEIDDILSNMKDCQDWLDQHDKNQSNLTVEKRTQLIETITTEKNREILEKYSNNISLVNKHEKHISKLISLANNLNRISEEINNEIREINNELSEYSIPSLDFNPQIDSTNQVKLFLDSAINQLKNQNICIQEELKNEKIEGDPITLLDKVKEYRAEIEEQQEIIRQIDEYQDELQSLQKKRNDFVELLNNELHELVNQINNKWKEKIDGRIDWNEQQKNLIKDLLKPIDIFGEIYFNVEEFYKQVADTFLNLIKFPKTKNSTSLAKVKSTIPINSYDDYKCLIKNEPIIKIDQEVLTLQAFLEKHDYFKQDGSNKFQKFLFSETERKKYLNVIARIQYDGKSPEELSVGQRGTLYLCLKLATESFFDPIIIDQPEDDLDNDFIMKRLVPIFLTIKKYRQVIIVTHNANLVINADAEQVVIAENNSESLSYSSGLSS comes from the coding sequence ATGAAAAACTTATTCGCAAGAGGCTCCGAATGGAGAAAATGGGATTTACATATTCATACTCCCGCTTCATTTCATTGGGAAGGTGGAAAACGTTTCTATGATATGACGCAAGAAGAAAAACATCATGAGTTAACAAACCTAATACAAAATATCAATAGTTCTGACATTGATGTTTTTGGTCTTATGGATTACTGGACGTTCGATGGCTATTGCGAACTAGTCAGATTTCTTGAAGAAAATCCGAGTATAACTTGCCACAAAACTATATTGCCAGGAATGGAATTAAGAATTGAGGCTCCAGTTTCATTTAAGCTTAATATACATATTTTATTGTCTAACACATTATCTAATCAGCAACTAAATGATTTCAAGTCTAAGATTAAATTACGCATCGGTACCAAAGAGCGTTCTTTATCAGATGAAGCTCTAATTGAATTCGCCCAAAGTCTAGATATAAGTAAAGCAAGAGTTCATGGTTTTAATGAAACAGATCTTACAAATAGAGATAAGCTTCTTGAACTAGGAAGCAAGACGGCAAAGGTCGTTCAAGATTGTTTACTAAAAGCTAAAGAAGAAATTTCAGAAGGTTTATGTCTGATTATTCTTCCTTGGGATACCTCAGATGGCTTTGCAAAACTAGACTGGAAAAAACATTCAAGTGATGCTAATTTTTTTATGCAGTCTTCTGATGCGTTTGAAGTTAGGGGAGATGACAATATAAATCTTTTTTTAAATATAAAAACAGACAACAATCAATCATTTATTGATGATTTTATAAAATCATTAGGTGGAAAACCAAAGCCTGTTGTTTCTGGAAGTGATGCTCATAAATTTTCTAACTATGGTATTTATCCTAGCGACAAAATTACATGGATTAAAGGTGATCCAACTTTTGATGGGTTGAAATACACAATGTATGATCCATCTGAAAGAGTCCGTATTTCATCAAACGATCCAAATTTAGAATTTCCTAAGCCATATTTCAAAAAAATTGAAATACAAGAATCGTTTATTTTTCCAGATAAACCTAATAAACGAATTAAGTTTTCTTCTACAGAAATTGAATTAAATAGTGGTTTAGTTGCTATTGTTGGAGGTAGAGGCACAGGAAAAAGTATTCTTTTAGATGCCATTGCTAAGACTTTCAATAAACCAAAAAGTCCAGAAAGAAAAGACGAAATTTCACTTCAAGATGGTTTTTCGATTTTATATTCTAAAAATACAGGTGAAACAGAGTTATATGAAATTGGGGAAAAAGCTGAAGTCATATACTTACATATTCATCAAAGAGAAGTTAATGGTATTGTCAAAGATCCTGAATTATTGAGTAAGACAATACTTGATATGCTTGGGATTTCTGGATTTAAAAATCAATCTTTAAATGAAATTGATGATATCTTATCTAACATGAAAGATTGTCAAGATTGGCTAGATCAACATGACAAAAACCAGAGCAATTTAACTGTTGAGAAGCGTACTCAATTAATTGAAACAATTACAACAGAAAAAAATAGGGAAATACTAGAGAAGTATTCAAACAACATTTCTCTAGTAAATAAACACGAAAAACACATTTCAAAATTAATATCGCTTGCAAACAACTTAAATCGGATTTCCGAGGAAATTAATAATGAAATTCGAGAAATTAATAATGAGTTATCGGAGTATTCTATACCATCTCTAGATTTTAACCCTCAAATAGATTCGACTAATCAAGTAAAACTTTTTCTTGATTCAGCGATAAATCAGTTAAAAAACCAAAATATATGTATTCAAGAAGAGTTAAAAAACGAAAAGATTGAAGGAGATCCAATTACTTTATTAGATAAAGTGAAGGAGTATCGTGCTGAAATTGAAGAACAGCAAGAAATTATTCGGCAAATTGACGAATATCAGGATGAATTACAATCCCTTCAAAAGAAGAGAAATGATTTTGTAGAACTATTAAATAATGAGCTTCATGAGTTAGTGAATCAAATCAACAATAAGTGGAAAGAAAAAATAGATGGAAGAATAGACTGGAATGAGCAACAAAAAAACTTAATTAAAGACCTGCTTAAGCCTATCGATATTTTTGGGGAAATATACTTTAACGTTGAAGAATTTTACAAACAAGTGGCAGACACTTTCTTGAATCTCATAAAATTTCCAAAAACAAAGAATAGTACATCCTTAGCAAAGGTTAAAAGTACAATTCCAATTAATTCCTATGATGATTACAAGTGTCTCATAAAAAATGAGCCTATTATTAAAATAGATCAGGAAGTATTAACATTACAAGCTTTTTTAGAAAAACATGATTATTTTAAACAAGATGGTTCAAATAAATTTCAAAAATTTCTCTTTTCTGAGACAGAAAGAAAAAAATATCTCAATGTTATTGCTAGAATTCAGTATGATGGAAAAAGTCCAGAAGAATTATCGGTAGGCCAAAGAGGGACTCTTTACTTATGTCTAAAACTTGCAACAGAATCTTTTTTTGATCCGATTATCATAGATCAACCAGAAGACGATCTTGATAATGATTTTATTATGAAGCGTCTTGTACCTATCTTTTTAACTATAAAAAAATATCGTCAAGTTATCATTGTTACCCATAACGCAAACCTAGTTATAAATGCTGATGCAGAGCAGGTGGTTATTGCAGAAAATAATTCTGAAAGTTTATCCTATTCTAGTGGTCTGTCAAGCTAA
- a CDS encoding PD-(D/E)XK nuclease family protein, producing the protein MRRILCHSDLSQPKPGQPSDRLNITPNRHAARALGVPFYSLKELAQETIAQQEKPLSLASPVRAYYQLRTVIRDIVNPQDLEGTTRTWMPTIQSLLSATPQLTLTETLSDRSKQLIQTAIAYQTALHQNYQFDFAELYWQAINALENTTQKRPLLIYGYFTPSPDEIAFINAIAGDNSLIYLPTGEEDLFSSQRYTIASLKQEGWQTVNSQTKPTTLQSQFLSINPQNTVQEIQTSYQIYSDQNIEARSILTQIKQLLSQGISAQEIVIVTAQDTLWGNLLLDMAWELGIALRLPYNIPLSETRLGAWFAHLSQVIDQGFPYELTRRLLHHPLSPFLTPENWQQIQANPPKNLSQWQTILENTSVNLQDFPLPTKANRQAWLSTFQELLQHLQIRENSAHWAKESVAYQNLEKGLQTLAEPSQEIIPWSQWRDELLTSLSILQTTAYPGREGVELHNANSIVGAHYTHVFVLDMLEGKLPAAVKDDPILDFFERQQLQSEDIYLPNAADLARQETVRFYQLLSLGTKNMTFSHSRMDRQGLSYSSAEPSSYLERLGLRASEVSLPIASLELARQQYLRHPQTSLDDPLLNQISEHFMIEHQRENQTLTEKFTQYNGGVGIPVNLETHIFSASQLLQLGQCPFKWFANKILKLAELDELEEDLSPSLRGNLYHKVVEIALNYWQQDKTINLSDQAHLFQWFLEAEKQLNFPTLPAWPNRRQEHINTLKNTFQKADFLPEKSEVLKLEAKFTGEWQGLKITGRVDRLDDTAEGLVLIDYKTSGTAPKGVKNAEGEAKIDLQLPLYAAVAAPNLSPDRPVHKTLYYSLTKGEDISPKSFPSAAELIEVGDRLKAHLETGNYPVEPDLKEEACRYCDYDLVCRKRSS; encoded by the coding sequence ATGCGCCGTATCCTTTGCCATAGCGACCTCAGCCAACCCAAACCTGGTCAACCAAGCGATCGCCTGAATATCACCCCCAACCGCCACGCCGCCAGAGCTTTAGGAGTGCCTTTTTATTCCCTAAAAGAACTCGCCCAAGAAACCATCGCCCAACAAGAAAAACCCTTGAGTCTGGCTTCCCCCGTCCGAGCCTACTACCAACTACGAACCGTTATTCGAGATATTGTTAATCCCCAGGACTTAGAAGGCACAACCCGCACCTGGATGCCCACCATCCAAAGTTTACTCAGTGCGACTCCCCAACTCACCCTCACCGAAACCCTCTCAGACCGTTCAAAACAACTCATTCAAACCGCGATCGCCTATCAAACTGCCCTACATCAAAACTACCAATTTGACTTTGCCGAACTCTATTGGCAAGCCATTAATGCCCTAGAAAATACGACCCAAAAACGTCCCTTACTCATTTATGGATACTTCACTCCTAGCCCTGATGAAATTGCCTTTATTAACGCGATCGCAGGAGATAATAGCCTCATTTATTTACCAACAGGAGAAGAAGATTTATTTAGCTCCCAACGCTATACCATTGCAAGCTTAAAACAAGAAGGCTGGCAAACCGTTAACAGTCAGACCAAACCCACTACTTTACAAAGCCAATTTTTAAGCATAAATCCCCAAAACACCGTTCAAGAAATTCAAACGAGTTATCAAATTTATTCTGATCAAAATATAGAAGCAAGAAGCATTTTAACTCAAATTAAACAACTTTTATCTCAGGGTATCTCTGCCCAAGAAATTGTCATTGTTACCGCTCAGGACACCCTTTGGGGAAACTTACTATTAGATATGGCTTGGGAATTAGGAATTGCCCTCCGTCTTCCCTATAATATTCCCCTCAGTGAAACTCGATTAGGAGCCTGGTTTGCCCATTTAAGTCAAGTCATCGATCAAGGCTTTCCCTACGAACTCACCCGTCGTTTATTACACCATCCCCTCAGTCCTTTCTTAACCCCAGAAAATTGGCAACAAATTCAAGCAAATCCACCTAAAAATCTTAGCCAATGGCAAACAATTTTAGAAAATACGTCAGTTAATTTGCAGGACTTTCCACTTCCAACTAAAGCCAATCGCCAAGCCTGGTTAAGTACCTTTCAAGAACTCTTACAACATCTACAAATTCGAGAAAATTCCGCTCATTGGGCTAAAGAAAGTGTCGCTTATCAAAACCTAGAAAAAGGATTACAAACCTTGGCAGAACCCAGTCAAGAAATTATCCCCTGGTCACAATGGCGAGATGAACTTTTGACCAGTTTAAGTATCTTGCAAACCACTGCTTACCCTGGCAGAGAAGGTGTTGAATTACACAATGCCAATTCAATTGTGGGCGCACATTATACTCATGTTTTTGTCTTGGATATGCTCGAAGGAAAATTACCTGCTGCCGTTAAAGATGATCCCATTTTAGACTTTTTTGAACGACAACAATTACAATCCGAAGATATTTATTTACCCAACGCCGCCGATTTAGCCCGTCAAGAAACCGTCCGTTTTTATCAGTTACTCAGTCTTGGGACGAAAAACATGACCTTCTCCCATAGTCGTATGGATCGCCAGGGTCTTTCCTACAGTAGTGCAGAACCTTCTTCCTACCTTGAGCGACTAGGATTAAGAGCAAGTGAAGTTAGCTTACCCATTGCCAGTCTTGAACTGGCCCGACAGCAATATTTAAGACATCCCCAAACGTCCCTAGATGACCCTCTTTTAAATCAGATTTCAGAGCATTTCATGATCGAACATCAGCGCGAAAATCAGACTTTGACGGAGAAATTTACTCAATATAATGGTGGGGTCGGTATTCCCGTTAATTTAGAAACCCATATTTTCAGTGCGTCTCAACTTTTACAATTAGGACAATGCCCCTTTAAATGGTTTGCCAACAAAATTTTAAAACTAGCAGAATTAGACGAATTAGAAGAGGATTTAAGCCCTAGTTTACGCGGTAATTTATATCATAAAGTTGTGGAAATTGCTCTCAACTATTGGCAACAAGATAAAACTATCAATTTGAGTGATCAAGCTCACTTATTCCAATGGTTTTTAGAAGCCGAAAAACAGTTAAACTTTCCGACTTTACCTGCTTGGCCAAATCGCCGTCAAGAACATATCAACACCCTGAAAAATACCTTCCAAAAAGCTGACTTTTTACCCGAAAAGAGTGAAGTATTAAAGCTAGAGGCCAAATTTACAGGGGAATGGCAGGGTCTCAAGATTACAGGACGGGTCGATCGCCTAGATGATACAGCCGAGGGATTAGTCTTAATAGATTACAAAACCAGTGGCACTGCTCCCAAGGGGGTCAAAAATGCCGAGGGTGAAGCCAAAATTGATCTGCAATTACCGCTCTATGCTGCCGTTGCGGCCCCTAACTTATCTCCCGATCGCCCAGTGCATAAAACCCTTTATTATTCCCTGACCAAAGGTGAAGATATTTCTCCTAAATCCTTTCCATCAGCAGCAGAATTAATTGAAGTCGGCGATCGTCTTAAAGCACATCTAGAAACAGGTAACTATCCCGTAGAACCTGATCTTAAAGAAGAAGCCTGTCGGTATTGTGATTATGATCTAGTCTGTCGCAAGCGATCGTCTTAA
- a CDS encoding IS1 family transposase, whose translation MSTLNKSSIDLLSDIGLPQEKEEALFQKNCPHCYSENVKIHSHYQTKGNGERKMFICQECSSCFAETYGSVIAGLETPLSEIVKVLKARMEGIGLNAAARVFGYAKTTILNWEKKLSGLQETLFLYALVNEFVKLVIEGDELYTKVGKNKEASASEGWTIVLMERASRFIWHLKCGRKEQKLFLEAMMTVTELFERSAESLQLFTDGEKRYSQLLFNICHEVLRTGKRGRPTKVLPKGLVVRLKNKSSKRRDSEGKLKKVETPKPEHPETTEKPEEKDIHANHVEAFNSAIRRYLAAFRRRTNTYAKSVVGLQRVLDIFWMVHNFVRSHFTTREVPAVALGIIEKGLTWEDLLQIRLIS comes from the coding sequence ATGTCAACATTGAATAAAAGCTCAATTGACCTCCTAAGTGATATTGGCTTACCCCAAGAGAAAGAGGAAGCCTTATTTCAGAAAAACTGCCCTCATTGCTATAGTGAAAACGTAAAAATACATTCTCATTATCAAACGAAAGGTAACGGGGAACGTAAAATGTTCATTTGTCAAGAATGTAGTTCTTGTTTTGCTGAGACTTATGGTAGCGTAATCGCTGGCTTAGAAACCCCATTAAGTGAAATTGTAAAAGTATTAAAAGCCAGAATGGAAGGAATAGGATTAAATGCAGCAGCCCGAGTATTCGGCTACGCGAAAACAACAATATTGAATTGGGAAAAGAAATTATCAGGATTACAAGAGACATTATTTTTATACGCCTTAGTGAATGAATTTGTTAAATTAGTAATAGAAGGGGATGAACTATACACAAAAGTTGGAAAAAATAAAGAAGCAAGTGCCTCTGAGGGTTGGACAATCGTGCTCATGGAGAGGGCTAGCCGCTTTATTTGGCATTTAAAATGTGGTCGAAAAGAGCAGAAATTATTTCTAGAAGCAATGATGACGGTAACGGAATTATTTGAAAGGAGTGCAGAATCTCTCCAGTTATTTACAGATGGAGAAAAGCGATATAGTCAACTGCTATTTAATATTTGTCACGAAGTATTAAGGACTGGAAAGCGAGGTCGTCCCACCAAAGTATTACCGAAGGGTCTTGTGGTAAGACTAAAAAATAAGAGTAGTAAACGTCGAGATTCTGAGGGTAAACTAAAGAAAGTAGAAACTCCGAAACCAGAACATCCTGAGACAACAGAAAAACCAGAAGAAAAGGACATCCATGCCAACCACGTTGAGGCATTTAATAGTGCTATCCGACGCTATTTAGCCGCCTTTCGTCGTCGTACAAATACTTATGCTAAATCTGTTGTGGGATTACAGCGAGTCCTAGATATTTTCTGGATGGTTCATAACTTTGTTCGCAGCCATTTTACGACTAGAGAAGTTCCTGCTGTAGCTCTCGGTATAATTGAAAAAGGGTTAACTTGGGAGGACTTACTCCAAATTCGCCTGATTTCTTGA
- a CDS encoding helix-turn-helix domain-containing protein, with protein sequence MSSRKLFSIFSNSYTITFSSFDHTIPVPKIKHANILLNIDVNGQGWTDEEAAAAFSCHRNTVANLRERLVNEGVESALSRKPRKTPPRQPIIDGEVEAKLIALRCGEPPAGQARWTLRLLADKAVELEIVPAISHETVRQVLKKTN encoded by the coding sequence ATGTCCAGTCGTAAGTTATTTTCTATTTTCTCAAACTCTTACACCATAACTTTTTCTAGCTTTGATCACACGATACCAGTACCCAAAATTAAGCACGCCAATATTCTGTTAAACATTGATGTGAATGGACAAGGATGGACGGATGAGGAAGCTGCCGCCGCCTTTAGTTGTCACCGTAACACAGTCGCCAATCTCAGGGAGCGATTGGTCAATGAAGGTGTGGAGTCAGCATTAAGCCGCAAGCCCCGCAAAACGCCGCCTCGTCAACCGATTATTGATGGAGAGGTAGAAGCAAAACTAATCGCCTTACGTTGTGGAGAACCGCCTGCTGGTCAAGCCCGTTGGACATTGAGGTTACTAGCCGATAAGGCGGTCGAGTTAGAAATTGTGCCAGCAATTAGTCACGAAACCGTGCGTCAAGTGTTAAAAAAAACGAACTAA
- a CDS encoding IS630 family transposase (programmed frameshift): MLKTYIVRLSQEERQTLKDLVSIGKGAAYKIKHANILLNIDVNGQGWTDEEAAAAFSCHRNTVANLRERLVNEGVESALSRKPRKTPPRQPIIDGEVEAKLIALRCGEPPAGQARWTLRLLADKAVELEIVPAISHETVRPSVKKNELKPHLRQMYVIPPEKSAEFVSNMEDVLEIYHRPYDPNCPVICMDEQPIQLVKETRLPLPAKPGQPEAHDYEYERNGTANIFMFTEPLSGWRKTVVSERRTSVDWATEIKNLLDNDYADNDKVILVCDQLNTHKLASLYEAFEPSTARRLVERLEIHHTPKHGSWLNIAENELSAMTRQCLARRIPDRETLEQETTAWYTQRNHSQKSVDWQFTTAEARIRLKRLYPQIEN; this comes from the exons ATGCTCAAGACCTATATTGTCCGATTAAGTCAAGAAGAACGTCAGACCCTAAAAGATTTGGTATCCATCGGCAAAGGAGCGGCTTACAAAATTAAGCACGCCAATATTCTGTTAAACATTGATGTGAATGGACAAGGATGGACGGATGAGGAAGCTGCCGCCGCCTTTAGTTGTCACCGTAACACAGTCGCCAATCTCAGGGAGCGATTGGTCAATGAAGGTGTGGAGTCAGCATTAAGCCGCAAGCCCCGCAAAACGCCGCCTCGTCAACCGATTATTGATGGAGAGGTAGAAGCAAAACTAATCGCCTTACGTTGTGGAGAACCGCCTGCTGGTCAAGCCCGTTGGACATTGAGGTTACTAGCCGACAAGGCGGTCGAGTTAGAAATTGTGCCAGCAATTAGTCACGAAACCGTGCGTC CAAGTGTTAAAAAAAACGAACTAAAACCTCATCTGCGACAGATGTACGTGATTCCACCAGAAAAGAGTGCCGAATTTGTGTCTAACATGGAAGATGTTCTAGAAATTTATCACCGACCCTATGACCCCAATTGTCCAGTGATTTGCATGGATGAGCAACCTATACAATTGGTCAAAGAAACCCGCCTTCCTCTACCAGCCAAACCTGGACAGCCAGAGGCGCATGATTACGAATATGAACGCAATGGAACAGCCAATATCTTTATGTTTACAGAACCCTTGTCTGGGTGGCGAAAGACAGTTGTCAGTGAACGTAGAACATCGGTTGACTGGGCAACAGAAATTAAGAATTTACTCGATAACGACTATGCTGATAACGACAAAGTCATTTTAGTATGTGATCAGCTAAATACTCACAAACTTGCCTCACTATATGAAGCATTTGAGCCTTCCACGGCTCGTCGTCTAGTCGAACGGTTGGAAATTCACCATACCCCAAAACATGGCAGTTGGCTTAATATTGCTGAAAACGAGCTGTCCGCAATGACTCGGCAATGCCTAGCTCGTCGAATTCCAGATCGGGAAACTTTAGAGCAAGAAACAACGGCTTGGTACACTCAGCGCAATCATTCCCAAAAGTCGGTAGATTGGCAATTCACGACGGCTGAGGCTCGTATCCGTCTCAAGCGTCTTTATCCACAAATAGAAAATTGA
- a CDS encoding transposase, with protein MYVIPPEKSAEFVSNMEDVLEIYHRPYDPNCPVICMDEQPIQLVKETRLPLPAKPGQPEAHDYEYERNGTANIFMFTEPLSGWRKTVVSERRTSVDWATEIKNLLDNGHWYRLARSYKRCNTRGSRNQANLE; from the coding sequence ATGTACGTGATTCCACCAGAAAAGAGTGCCGAATTTGTGTCTAACATGGAAGATGTTCTAGAAATTTATCACCGACCCTATGACCCCAATTGTCCAGTGATTTGCATGGATGAGCAACCTATACAATTGGTCAAAGAAACCCGCCTTCCTCTACCAGCCAAACCTGGACAGCCAGAGGCGCATGATTACGAATATGAACGCAATGGAACAGCCAATATCTTTATGTTTACAGAACCCTTGTCTGGGTGGCGAAAGACAGTTGTCAGTGAACGTAGAACATCGGTTGACTGGGCAACAGAAATTAAGAATTTACTCGATAACGGGCACTGGTATCGTCTAGCTAGAAGCTACAAACGTTGCAATACGAGAGGTTCAAGAAATCAGGCGAATTTGGAGTAA
- a CDS encoding type II toxin-antitoxin system Phd/YefM family antitoxin, protein MGAVFFRLGDDDGFWGYNEIKFFELALSMNHINLKEPNPTLADLIDRVNQGQEVTLITIDEQKQAVLVSLEEWNGLQETLYLSSIPGVKEDLIIGKNTSWEDCVPL, encoded by the coding sequence GTGGGGGCGGTTTTCTTTAGACTAGGTGATGATGATGGGTTTTGGGGTTATAATGAAATCAAATTTTTTGAATTGGCGTTATCTATGAATCATATTAATCTCAAAGAGCCGAATCCTACCCTTGCCGATCTTATTGATAGGGTTAATCAGGGTCAGGAAGTAACACTCATCACTATTGATGAGCAAAAACAGGCGGTATTGGTTTCTTTAGAGGAATGGAATGGTTTGCAGGAAACTCTCTATTTATCGTCTATTCCAGGGGTTAAGGAGGATTTAATTATAGGAAAAAATACAAGTTGGGAAGATTGTGTTCCACTTTAA
- a CDS encoding IS1 family transposase, giving the protein MSTLNKSSIDLLSDIGLPQEKEEALFQKNCPHCYSEKVKIHSHYQTKGNGERKMFICQECGSCFAETYGSVIAGLETPLSEIVKVLKARMEGIGLNAAARVFGYAKTTILNWEKKLSGLQETLFLYALVNEFVKLVIEGDELYTKVGKNKEASASEGWTIVLMDRASRFIWHLKCGKKEQKLFLEAMMTVAELFERSAESLQLFTDGEKRYSQLLFNICHEVLRTGKRGRPTKVLPKGMVVRLKNKSSKRRDSEGKLEKVETPKTEHPETTEKPEDKDVHANHVEAFNSSLRRYLGLAEKVKKRKKCGLGKYGLKKHR; this is encoded by the coding sequence ATGTCAACATTGAATAAAAGCTCAATTGACCTCCTAAGTGATATTGGCTTACCTCAAGAGAAAGAGGAAGCCTTATTTCAGAAAAACTGCCCTCATTGCTATAGTGAAAAAGTAAAAATACATTCTCATTACCAAACGAAAGGTAACGGGGAACGTAAAATGTTCATCTGTCAAGAATGTGGTTCTTGTTTTGCTGAGACTTATGGTAGCGTAATCGCTGGCTTAGAAACCCCATTAAGTGAAATTGTAAAAGTATTAAAAGCCAGAATGGAAGGAATAGGATTAAATGCAGCAGCCCGAGTATTCGGCTACGCGAAAACAACAATATTGAATTGGGAAAAGAAATTATCAGGATTACAAGAGACATTATTTTTATACGCCTTAGTGAATGAATTTGTTAAATTAGTAATAGAAGGGGATGAACTATACACAAAAGTTGGAAAAAATAAAGAAGCAAGTGCCTCTGAGGGGTGGACAATCGTGCTCATGGACAGGGCTAGCCGCTTTATTTGGCATTTAAAATGTGGTAAAAAAGAGCAGAAATTATTTCTAGAAGCAATGATGACGGTAGCGGAATTATTTGAAAGGAGTGCAGAATCTCTCCAGTTATTTACAGATGGAGAAAAGCGATATAGTCAACTGCTATTTAATATTTGTCACGAAGTATTAAGAACTGGGAAGCGAGGTCGTCCCACCAAAGTATTACCGAAGGGTATGGTGGTAAGACTAAAAAATAAGAGTAGTAAACGTCGAGATTCTGAGGGTAAACTAGAGAAAGTAGAAACTCCGAAAACTGAACATCCTGAGACAACAGAAAAACCAGAAGACAAGGATGTTCATGCCAACCACGTTGAGGCATTTAATAGTTCTCTACGACGCTATTTAGGGCTTGCTGAAAAAGTCAAAAAACGAAAGAAATGTGGGTTAGGGAAGTATGGACTGAAAAAGCATAGATAA